A part of Aricia agestis chromosome 13, ilAriAges1.1, whole genome shotgun sequence genomic DNA contains:
- the LOC121733350 gene encoding uncharacterized protein LOC121733350: MRVKEEDIVTIANKLKTKSKVSPHELLTVKNGIMDNLRCIEVILNVHGALRGITRELTGRNAENKLAAAGCCCNLALGDERACAVVAKVMGSYLTTELDSLNNELAVTCAWALGNLAGSGRKACTVLTDQGAFAKLIHLLANEDLKNAAIYALEHYAYQMKDDLRPEHLSKMISSISQIGVNTETVRLLFILSCHNDFVTNITEDLLLKTLQYLPVSIVNNDLQLVYIIRTLGNSENYNFILNYFLSNNMNIAFKQLLAVDNAVLNNSLMWFLGNLYKYDASNIFFKSLLSS; the protein is encoded by the exons CGTTAAAGAAGAAGACATAGTAACAATAGCGAACAAATTGAAAACAAAATCCAAAGTGTCTCCCCATGAGCTGCTGACGGTTAAAAATGGAATAATGGACAATCTCAGGTGTATAGAAGTCATCTTGAACGTACATGGTGCCTTGAGAGGCATAACAAGGGAACTTACCG GTAGAAATGCCGAGAACAAGCTAGCAGCGGCAGGCTGCTGTTGTAATCTAGCTCTGGGTGATGAAAGAGCCTGTGCAGTTGTGGCTAAAGTGATGGGCTCATATTTGACTACAGAATTGGACAGCCTGAATAATGAATTAGCG GTAACCTGTGCTTGGGCTCTAGGTAACCTGGCTGGATCTGGGCGGAAAGCCTGCACCGTGCTGACAGACCAGGGAGCTTTTGCCAAACTTATTCATCTTCTTGCAAATGAAGATCTAAAGAATGCAGCGATATATGCTTTAGAACATTATGCTTATCAGATGAAGGATGATTTGag gcCCGAACACCTCTCCAAAATGATATCTTCAATATCACAGATTGGTGTTAACACAGAGACAGTTAGGTTACTATTCATACTGTCATGCCATAATGATTTTGTAACGAACATAACAGAAGATCTACTGCTAAAAACACTACAATACTTACCTGTGAGTATAGTCAACAATGATTTACAACTTGTATACATCATCAGGACTCTAGGTAATagtgaaaattataattttattttgaattatttCCTCTCGAACAATATGAATATAGCTTTTAAACAACTATTAGCAGTAGATAATGCAGTTTTAAATAACTCCTTGATGTGGTTTTTAGGAAATCTGTACAAATATGAtgctagtaatatatttttcaaatcttTGTTAAGTTcatag